From the genome of Pukyongia salina, one region includes:
- a CDS encoding Rossmann-like and DUF2520 domain-containing protein, translated as MISIVVIGFGNVGKHLSEAIHEAPKLVLRQIYNRSNITLPNSLQQVAFTNNLTALFDADVYVIALPDDHIANISSKIAIKDCLVVHTSGGVAMDEIDGKNRRGVLYPLQSFSKHKSVDFRTIPICIEAESKKDLELLGNLGKQISGKVEEISSEDRASLHLSAVFVNNFVNHLYHISEELLQQKNLDFDLLKPLIRETAKKIEELSPSEAQTGPAIRHDEKTLRKHLQLLKDSPYETLYRDLTASIQKTYGKKL; from the coding sequence ATGATTTCGATCGTTGTTATTGGCTTTGGGAACGTTGGCAAGCATTTGAGTGAGGCTATTCACGAGGCGCCCAAACTTGTGTTACGCCAAATTTATAACCGATCGAACATAACACTTCCCAATTCGCTTCAGCAAGTAGCGTTTACAAACAACTTGACTGCCTTATTCGATGCCGATGTGTATGTGATCGCTCTTCCCGATGATCACATCGCAAATATTTCCTCCAAGATCGCTATAAAAGACTGTCTTGTGGTGCATACATCGGGAGGAGTCGCTATGGACGAAATAGATGGTAAAAACCGTCGGGGGGTGTTGTATCCTCTGCAAAGTTTTTCGAAACACAAAAGCGTGGATTTCAGGACGATTCCAATTTGTATTGAAGCCGAATCTAAGAAAGATCTGGAGTTACTTGGTAATTTAGGGAAGCAGATCTCCGGGAAGGTAGAGGAAATTTCTTCGGAAGACAGGGCCAGCCTGCACCTTTCGGCTGTATTTGTAAATAACTTCGTGAATCATCTCTATCACATTTCGGAAGAATTGCTTCAGCAAAAAAATCTCGATTTCGACCTATTGAAACCCCTTATAAGAGAGACTGCAAAAAAAATAGAAGAGCTATCCCCTTCCGAAGCACAAACAGGACCTGCCATACGTCATGATGAAAAAACACTAAGAAAACATCTTCAGTTATTGAAGGACAGCCCATACGAAACATTATATCGCGACCTTACTGCGTCCATTCAGAAAACCTATGGAAAAAAGTTATAA
- the fumC gene encoding class II fumarate hydratase: MKYRIEKDTMGEVKVPADKLWGAQTERSRNNFKIGSPASMPLEIVYGFAYLKKAAAYTNCDLGVLSEEKRDLIARVCDEILDGKHDEQFPLVIWQTGSGTQSNMNVNEVIANRAHQLAGKTIGEGEKTLAPNDDVNKSQSSNDTFPTGMHIAAYKKIVEVTIPGVEQLHNTLQKKAEEFKNIVKIGRTHLMDATPLTLGQEFSGYASQLEHGLKAVRNTLDHLSELALGGTAVGTGINTPKGYAEKVAQYIAQFTGLPFVSAKNKFEALAAHDAIVESHGALKQLAVSLNKIANDIRMMASGPRSGIGEIIIPANEPGSSIMPGKVNPTQCEALTMVCAQVMGNDVAISVGGLQGHYELNVFKPVMAANILHSAQLLGDACVSFDIHCAQGIEPNHETIKKLLNNSLMLVTALNTKIGYYKAAEIANTAHRNGTTLKEEAINLGYLTAEEFDAWVKPEDMVGN, encoded by the coding sequence ATGAAATACAGAATAGAAAAGGACACCATGGGTGAGGTAAAAGTACCCGCAGACAAGCTCTGGGGTGCGCAAACCGAACGCTCCCGAAATAACTTCAAAATAGGATCACCGGCTTCAATGCCGCTGGAGATCGTTTACGGTTTTGCTTACTTAAAGAAGGCGGCCGCCTACACAAATTGTGATCTGGGCGTGCTTTCGGAAGAAAAAAGAGATTTGATCGCCCGGGTATGTGATGAGATACTCGATGGTAAACACGACGAGCAGTTCCCTCTCGTTATATGGCAGACCGGCTCCGGAACTCAAAGTAACATGAATGTTAACGAAGTGATTGCCAACAGAGCACATCAGCTGGCTGGAAAGACAATTGGTGAAGGCGAGAAGACTCTTGCTCCTAACGACGATGTAAATAAATCTCAATCGTCTAACGATACATTTCCTACAGGGATGCATATTGCTGCGTATAAGAAGATCGTAGAGGTGACCATCCCCGGTGTGGAACAATTACATAACACACTTCAGAAAAAAGCCGAGGAGTTTAAAAACATTGTTAAGATTGGCCGTACCCATCTAATGGATGCCACTCCCCTAACCTTAGGGCAGGAATTCAGCGGGTATGCCTCTCAACTGGAACATGGATTAAAAGCTGTACGAAACACCCTGGACCACTTGAGCGAATTAGCCCTAGGAGGTACAGCTGTGGGAACAGGTATTAACACGCCAAAGGGATATGCCGAAAAGGTTGCACAATACATTGCTCAATTTACCGGTCTTCCCTTTGTTTCGGCCAAGAACAAATTCGAAGCCCTGGCAGCCCATGATGCCATTGTGGAATCGCATGGTGCATTGAAACAACTTGCGGTTTCTCTCAATAAGATAGCCAATGATATCAGGATGATGGCAAGCGGTCCCAGAAGCGGCATAGGAGAAATTATCATCCCGGCCAACGAACCAGGATCTTCTATCATGCCTGGCAAGGTGAATCCAACGCAATGTGAAGCTCTTACCATGGTATGTGCACAAGTGATGGGTAACGACGTGGCAATAAGTGTAGGAGGACTACAGGGACATTACGAACTCAATGTCTTTAAACCTGTCATGGCAGCCAATATCCTCCATTCGGCTCAATTATTAGGTGATGCCTGTGTTTCTTTCGACATACATTGTGCGCAGGGAATAGAACCCAATCATGAAACTATAAAGAAACTTCTCAATAATTCGTTAATGCTGGTAACCGCCCTTAATACGAAGATCGGTTACTACAAAGCAGCCGAAATAGCGAATACAGCACACAGAAATGGCACTACCCTAAAAGAAGAGGCTATTAACCTTGGATATCTTACGGCAGAAGAATTTGATGCTTGGGTTAAGCCCGAAGATATGGTGGGAAATTAG
- a CDS encoding geranylgeranylglycerol-phosphate geranylgeranyltransferase: MAYLKIIRPLNLMLLALVQLLIKFVLFDTFQVEMAMNSYQFLWLVIATLAIAAAGNVVNDIYDIEIDKVNKPDKVVVGKKISEKRAFTYYIFLNSIGVISGFVLANQLGKPGLAAVFIVISALLYIYSTQLKAMLLVGNIVISLLVAFSLLIVLIFDLYPIAVNGLSEAQINVSRLVFHYAIFAFFINLMRELVKDLEDINGDKKGDIRTLAIAMGRQRTTMLVFAMATVLIFSIVTYVYTFLYDKQLMVLYFLFLIVAPLIYFCIRAWGAASQKEYAAMSAILKIAMFTGMCSIICYRFI; this comes from the coding sequence ATGGCTTATTTAAAAATTATCCGCCCACTAAATCTAATGCTGCTAGCCCTGGTGCAGTTATTAATAAAATTTGTTCTTTTCGACACCTTCCAGGTCGAGATGGCGATGAATTCCTACCAATTCTTATGGTTAGTGATCGCAACCCTTGCTATAGCCGCAGCCGGTAATGTAGTGAACGATATATACGATATAGAGATCGATAAGGTAAATAAGCCGGACAAAGTGGTAGTTGGGAAGAAGATCTCAGAGAAAAGGGCATTTACTTATTATATCTTTCTCAATTCAATTGGTGTAATTTCGGGTTTTGTGCTGGCCAATCAATTGGGAAAACCCGGGCTGGCTGCCGTTTTTATTGTGATCTCCGCCTTGCTGTATATTTACTCAACCCAACTAAAAGCCATGCTGTTAGTTGGGAATATTGTTATTTCCCTGCTCGTTGCCTTTAGCTTGTTAATAGTGCTTATTTTCGATCTGTATCCCATAGCAGTTAATGGCCTTTCTGAAGCGCAAATCAATGTATCGCGTTTGGTATTTCACTATGCGATCTTCGCCTTCTTCATTAATTTAATGCGGGAATTGGTGAAAGATCTGGAAGATATCAATGGAGATAAAAAAGGAGATATTCGAACACTCGCCATTGCCATGGGCAGACAGCGAACCACTATGCTGGTTTTTGCAATGGCAACGGTGTTAATTTTTAGCATTGTTACATATGTGTACACCTTCCTGTACGATAAACAACTCATGGTATTATACTTTTTATTTCTCATAGTAGCACCTCTTATATATTTTTGTATCCGTGCATGGGGAGCAGCATCACAGAAAGAATACGCAGCCATGTCTGCAATACTCAAGATTGCGATGTTCACGGGCATGTGCTCTATAATATGTTATCGCTTCATTTAG
- a CDS encoding KdsC family phosphatase produces MEKSYKEYLQHITTFVFDIDGVLTDGNVMITTSGELFRSMNTKDGFALKTAVEKGYNICMISGGTNEGVRLRLNGLGITDVFLGAENKLVILNQYLNTRALNRENVLFMGDDIPDLEVMQEVGLPCCPQDAVPEIKYICKYISHKKGGKGCVRDVIEQVMKVQGKWMPVKNTSAKYD; encoded by the coding sequence ATGGAAAAAAGTTATAAAGAATACCTACAGCATATTACCACCTTCGTCTTCGATATAGACGGAGTATTAACCGATGGAAACGTAATGATCACTACCTCTGGTGAGCTCTTCCGAAGTATGAATACCAAGGACGGTTTCGCATTGAAAACGGCTGTAGAAAAGGGCTATAACATTTGCATGATAAGTGGTGGCACCAATGAGGGAGTTCGTTTACGGCTCAACGGCCTTGGAATCACCGATGTTTTTTTAGGGGCAGAAAATAAGCTTGTGATCCTTAATCAATATCTCAACACACGGGCATTGAACCGGGAGAATGTCCTCTTTATGGGAGACGATATTCCCGATCTTGAAGTAATGCAGGAAGTAGGATTACCTTGTTGTCCGCAGGATGCCGTGCCCGAAATAAAATACATTTGTAAATATATCTCACACAAAAAAGGCGGGAAAGGCTGTGTTCGGGATGTGATAGAACAGGTGATGAAGGTGCAGGGTAAATGGATGCCCGTTAAGAACACATCTGCCAAATACGATTAA
- the ccsA gene encoding cytochrome c biogenesis protein CcsA, with product MQKKLASLLFSTRLTAILFIVFAAAMAVGTFLDASSETSPTPYTRELIYNAWWFELIMVMFVINFIGNIFRFRLYRKEKWATLTLHLSFILILVGAFVTRYIGYEGRMSIREGATENTFLSDETYLTTFIDGDREVDGVQMRRNVKPKKLRLSDRLDNYFELNTNYYDQEVSIVYKDFISNAEEGLIPSNSGSEYLQIVEAGDGSRHEHWLKSGEVANIHNILFALNFPTDGAINIQVDSTGTYKILSPFEGSYMRMADQQQGIVVADSLQTLQLRSLYQLAGTAFVFPEPITKGEMGIVKAPKGQKTNTDALVLEVSSNGESQTIQLLGGKGSYPNPKKVTVGGLDVFLAYGSKKYELPFSITLNDFIADKYPGTEKGYSAFKSKVTVNRSKEEFYDYDIYMNHVLDEGGYRFFQASFDPDEKGTVLSVNKDWWGTWITYIGYFLLYFGLMAILFDKNTRFGSLKKMLEKIAAKKAALTVMLVLFTVGGAMAQDNHQHANTNKQQLDSIIKANVVSKEHAARFSKLVIQDDGRMKPVNTYASELLRKISRRNSYEGLDANQVFMSMTEFPRVWLEVPLIYLKRGNDSLRKVLGVSEDASRIAMIDLFDAQGNNKLEPYLEEATRKANPNQFEKDFIKTYESVYLLNQTLSGSVLKIFPIPNDENNTWVAYPQLNEANFKGMDSVATRTILPAYFQSVAQARKDGDYSQAEEILDGLAKFQMKYGSEVMPSENKIDAEILYNKVDIFNRLYTYFLLVGFVMYLFVILKIFSDSKTYDLLIRICKYFIWAFFVLMIFGLALRWYISGHAPWSDAYESIIYVAWATVFFGIALGRKSNLTLAATAFVAAIILWVANQNWLDPSIANLQPVLDSYWLMIHVAVIVASYGPFTLGMMQAVTALVLILLTTKKNKVRMDLSLKEITVITEMALTVGLVMLTIGNFLGGQWANESWGRYWGWDPKETWALISIMIYAFVIHMRLVPGLRGRWFFNVMALFAYASIMMTYFGVNFYLTGLHSYASGDAPVTPTFVWYIVAFAILLSFASYFRYKKFYTNKG from the coding sequence ATGCAAAAAAAACTGGCTTCTCTTCTCTTTTCAACCCGTTTAACTGCTATATTATTTATTGTTTTTGCTGCGGCCATGGCTGTTGGAACTTTCCTGGATGCCTCATCAGAAACTTCACCTACGCCTTACACACGGGAACTAATTTACAACGCCTGGTGGTTCGAATTGATCATGGTTATGTTTGTGATCAATTTTATTGGGAATATCTTCCGGTTCAGGTTGTATAGAAAAGAGAAATGGGCTACGCTCACACTTCATCTGTCGTTTATCCTCATTTTGGTTGGCGCTTTTGTAACTCGATACATCGGCTATGAAGGCCGAATGAGTATCAGGGAAGGAGCTACCGAGAATACATTTCTCTCTGATGAAACTTACTTAACCACCTTTATCGATGGTGACAGGGAAGTAGACGGGGTCCAGATGCGACGCAATGTTAAACCCAAAAAGCTTAGACTGTCTGATCGCCTGGATAATTATTTCGAATTGAATACCAATTATTACGATCAGGAAGTTTCTATAGTATATAAGGATTTTATTAGTAATGCTGAAGAAGGCCTTATTCCATCCAACTCTGGTTCCGAATACCTACAGATCGTTGAAGCCGGCGATGGAAGCAGGCATGAACACTGGCTAAAGAGTGGGGAAGTAGCCAATATACACAACATACTCTTCGCCCTTAATTTTCCAACAGATGGGGCCATAAATATTCAGGTGGATTCTACTGGTACCTATAAGATCTTAAGTCCGTTCGAGGGGAGCTATATGCGCATGGCCGATCAACAGCAAGGAATCGTGGTGGCAGATAGCCTACAAACCTTACAGCTGCGATCCCTCTATCAGCTTGCCGGAACGGCCTTTGTATTCCCCGAACCCATCACCAAAGGAGAAATGGGGATCGTGAAGGCGCCCAAAGGGCAAAAGACTAATACCGATGCCCTGGTTCTGGAGGTTAGCTCCAACGGCGAAAGCCAAACCATACAGTTATTGGGAGGAAAAGGATCGTATCCTAACCCCAAAAAGGTAACGGTGGGCGGATTGGACGTATTCCTGGCCTATGGCTCGAAGAAGTACGAATTACCGTTTAGCATTACGCTTAACGATTTCATAGCCGATAAATATCCCGGTACTGAAAAGGGATATTCGGCCTTTAAAAGTAAAGTGACCGTAAATCGTTCAAAGGAAGAGTTCTACGATTACGACATTTACATGAATCATGTGCTGGATGAAGGCGGCTATCGTTTCTTTCAGGCTAGTTTCGATCCTGATGAGAAAGGTACTGTGCTCTCGGTGAACAAAGACTGGTGGGGTACCTGGATCACTTATATTGGTTACTTCCTGCTTTATTTTGGATTGATGGCGATACTGTTCGATAAGAATACGCGATTTGGTAGCTTGAAAAAGATGCTTGAAAAAATAGCAGCCAAGAAGGCAGCGCTTACGGTCATGCTGGTGCTATTTACCGTGGGAGGCGCCATGGCCCAGGACAATCATCAGCATGCAAATACCAATAAACAGCAACTGGATTCTATTATAAAAGCCAATGTGGTGAGCAAAGAGCACGCCGCACGCTTCTCTAAACTGGTGATACAGGATGACGGTAGGATGAAACCTGTAAATACCTATGCCAGCGAATTGCTTCGGAAAATAAGCAGGCGCAATAGCTACGAAGGCCTTGATGCTAACCAGGTGTTCATGTCCATGACCGAGTTTCCCCGGGTTTGGCTGGAGGTTCCGCTCATCTATTTAAAACGAGGTAACGACAGCCTCAGGAAGGTCCTTGGTGTTTCTGAAGATGCATCCCGAATTGCCATGATCGATCTTTTCGATGCACAGGGAAATAACAAACTGGAACCTTACCTGGAGGAAGCTACACGCAAAGCAAACCCCAACCAGTTTGAAAAGGATTTTATAAAAACCTACGAAAGCGTGTATTTGCTTAACCAGACGTTAAGCGGTAGTGTACTAAAAATATTCCCCATCCCCAACGATGAGAATAACACCTGGGTTGCTTACCCTCAATTGAACGAGGCTAATTTCAAGGGAATGGACTCGGTTGCCACGCGAACTATATTACCCGCGTATTTCCAATCGGTCGCACAGGCCAGAAAAGACGGAGATTACAGCCAGGCGGAGGAGATCCTGGATGGCCTTGCCAAATTTCAAATGAAGTACGGCAGTGAGGTAATGCCTTCAGAAAATAAGATCGATGCCGAGATCCTGTATAATAAAGTTGATATTTTCAACAGGTTGTATACTTATTTCCTTTTAGTAGGCTTTGTGATGTACCTTTTTGTAATACTGAAAATTTTCAGCGATTCTAAAACCTACGATCTGCTAATCAGGATCTGTAAATACTTTATCTGGGCCTTCTTTGTTCTTATGATCTTTGGGCTCGCATTAAGGTGGTATATCAGCGGACACGCGCCTTGGAGTGACGCTTACGAGTCCATTATTTATGTGGCTTGGGCTACAGTTTTCTTCGGAATTGCCTTAGGACGAAAGAGCAATCTTACGCTTGCGGCAACCGCTTTTGTCGCGGCGATCATTCTCTGGGTGGCCAACCAGAACTGGCTTGATCCATCCATTGCCAATTTGCAACCCGTACTCGATAGTTACTGGCTTATGATACACGTTGCTGTAATCGTGGCAAGTTACGGGCCTTTTACCCTGGGCATGATGCAGGCAGTAACAGCACTGGTGCTTATTCTCTTAACAACCAAGAAGAACAAGGTGAGAATGGATCTTAGCCTTAAGGAGATCACTGTAATTACTGAAATGGCCCTTACTGTTGGTCTAGTGATGCTTACTATCGGTAACTTTCTTGGCGGCCAATGGGCTAACGAAAGTTGGGGAAGATATTGGGGATGGGATCCAAAAGAAACCTGGGCATTAATAAGTATTATGATCTATGCTTTTGTGATCCATATGCGACTTGTTCCCGGACTTAGAGGTCGATGGTTCTTTAATGTTATGGCGTTGTTTGCGTACGCCTCCATTATGATGACCTATTTTGGGGTGAACTTCTATCTTACTGGATTACATTCGTATGCAAGTGGAGATGCGCCGGTAACACCTACCTTCGTTTGGTATATAGTTGCCTTCGCGATCTTATTGAGTTTCGCCTCTTATTTCCGTTACAAGAAATTCTATACAAATAAAGGATAG
- a CDS encoding group III truncated hemoglobin yields the protein MKGINTRDDIELLVRTFYKQVRQDELLGPVFEPMIKDWEAHFEHLTNFWESNLFFRKTYSGDPLQKHIDVDSYHNGTINEMHFGVWINLWYKTVDELFEGEVAQIAKNRARNMGTFIHLKIFEARQKRKAK from the coding sequence ATGAAGGGCATAAACACCAGGGATGATATAGAATTACTCGTTCGAACCTTTTATAAACAGGTGCGACAAGACGAGTTGTTAGGTCCGGTGTTCGAACCGATGATAAAGGATTGGGAAGCTCATTTCGAACATCTCACCAATTTTTGGGAAAGTAATTTGTTCTTCCGAAAGACCTACAGTGGCGACCCCTTACAGAAACACATTGATGTGGATTCATATCACAACGGTACGATAAACGAGATGCATTTTGGGGTCTGGATCAATCTATGGTATAAGACCGTGGACGAACTATTCGAGGGCGAAGTGGCTCAAATCGCTAAAAACAGGGCGAGAAACATGGGAACCTTTATCCATTTAAAGATATTCGAGGCCAGGCAAAAGCGTAAAGCGAAATAA
- a CDS encoding GNAT family N-acetyltransferase, producing MNFDPKKNYILENDRVLLRPLKATDYPELLIFSEEQPELWTYSLTPANGKENLRTYMEHALHERELGIAYPFIVFDKKEKRYAGSTRFYDIQDHHNTLQLGYTWYGKEFQGSGLNKNCKFLLLQFAFEELEVDRVEFRADAKNARSIAAMKSIGCTEEGILRSNCRSVDGRRDSIILSILKLEWLERVKQELKNKL from the coding sequence ATGAATTTCGATCCTAAGAAAAATTACATTTTAGAGAACGACAGGGTCTTACTACGGCCGCTGAAGGCCACAGATTATCCCGAATTACTGATCTTTTCGGAAGAGCAACCCGAACTATGGACCTATTCCCTAACTCCTGCCAATGGAAAAGAAAATTTACGAACCTATATGGAGCATGCCCTGCATGAGCGTGAACTAGGAATTGCATATCCGTTTATTGTGTTCGACAAGAAAGAGAAACGATACGCCGGGAGTACCCGTTTTTATGACATCCAGGACCATCACAACACCCTGCAGCTTGGCTACACCTGGTATGGAAAAGAATTTCAGGGAAGTGGGCTGAATAAGAATTGTAAATTTCTGTTACTTCAGTTTGCTTTTGAAGAGCTGGAAGTAGATAGGGTCGAGTTTCGTGCCGATGCCAAAAATGCCCGAAGTATTGCAGCAATGAAAAGCATTGGCTGTACCGAGGAAGGAATACTTAGATCGAACTGCAGAAGTGTGGATGGAAGGCGCGATAGTATAATTTTGAGCATCTTGAAGCTGGAGTGGTTGGAAAGAGTGAAGCAGGAACTAAAGAACAAATTATAA
- a CDS encoding Maf family nucleotide pyrophosphatase, whose translation MLKEKLKNYNIILASASPRRHHFFRELDLDFTIEIREVEEVYPPNLKGKEITNYLAELKASAFTDLSDEDILITSDTIVWMDDEAINKPADYEEAVAMIERLSGNMHEVITSVCFTGRSFQRTINDTTKVWFREIDAEEIAYYVKTYKPYDKAGSYGIQEWIGYVGIEKLEGSYFNVMGLPTRLVYKTLMEIASQ comes from the coding sequence ATGCTGAAGGAAAAATTAAAGAACTATAATATCATTCTCGCTTCGGCATCGCCGCGACGGCATCATTTTTTTAGAGAACTAGACCTGGATTTTACTATCGAAATCAGGGAGGTAGAAGAAGTATATCCGCCCAATCTAAAAGGTAAGGAGATCACCAATTATCTGGCAGAATTAAAAGCTTCCGCCTTTACCGATCTCTCAGACGAGGATATTCTCATTACAAGCGACACCATAGTATGGATGGACGATGAAGCCATCAATAAACCGGCAGATTACGAGGAAGCCGTGGCCATGATCGAAAGGCTTAGCGGAAATATGCACGAGGTTATCACTTCGGTTTGTTTCACCGGTAGATCTTTTCAGAGAACGATCAATGATACAACAAAAGTTTGGTTTCGTGAGATCGATGCTGAAGAGATCGCGTATTACGTGAAAACTTACAAACCTTACGATAAGGCGGGCAGTTATGGTATACAGGAGTGGATAGGTTATGTAGGGATCGAAAAACTAGAGGGAAGTTATTTTAACGTAATGGGACTGCCCACACGACTTGTTTACAAAACGTTAATGGAGATTGCGAGCCAATAG
- a CDS encoding 7TM diverse intracellular signaling domain-containing protein has product MRLQLLPLALCLLVAFLVLPLSEASAMKYSANSPATIAITVIKTKTKNSEKNKKLSTVELNSATNSKAKSSTKKDLAMATTNRPNVLNEEFSYKNIVDVRSNPSEYSKNSEESTVKEESFQYASFGEGMFYGFALMVILLNLVCYFLFDEKLFLFYALTLFAVGNLLFLSDGLMPLLGFTEIANPAGVEALLVLASCFFGSWFASKYLNVDEIVPKLKWIAIAFFGSGAILTTMSLLAGVSSFAAASNLIAYGTLSLYFLCGVYMFSKKNYPKFYVIALSIPLLFAIDYFVLRNLGLEFLMTRPSHIKAAVIAEMLMLTYAIVYRMKAIKEENELRQTELRIFLKRQEVMNRKNAMQLMEEVYLENLIMHYDLDGFEIKLLQYISEGKDNAKIARKLKTTEHEIEALTKELYHKLEISEHIQEDYRMVDAQADYIYN; this is encoded by the coding sequence ATGAGGCTACAATTACTGCCCCTTGCATTGTGTCTTTTAGTTGCTTTTCTGGTGCTTCCTTTGTCTGAAGCCAGTGCCATGAAATATTCTGCTAATTCTCCCGCAACCATTGCTATTACTGTAATTAAGACAAAAACAAAGAACAGTGAAAAAAACAAAAAGTTATCTACTGTTGAGTTAAATTCTGCTACAAATAGCAAAGCCAAATCTTCCACAAAGAAGGATCTGGCCATGGCGACGACAAATCGCCCAAATGTTTTAAATGAAGAATTTTCCTACAAAAATATTGTAGATGTGCGTAGTAATCCTTCAGAATATTCAAAAAATTCTGAAGAAAGTACTGTAAAGGAAGAATCTTTCCAGTATGCATCCTTTGGAGAAGGCATGTTCTACGGTTTTGCCCTAATGGTAATCCTGTTGAACCTGGTGTGCTACTTCCTTTTCGACGAAAAACTTTTTCTGTTTTATGCCCTAACGCTATTTGCTGTGGGTAACCTGTTATTTCTAAGCGACGGATTAATGCCTTTATTAGGTTTTACTGAAATCGCCAATCCTGCGGGCGTAGAAGCCTTATTGGTACTGGCGAGTTGCTTTTTTGGAAGTTGGTTCGCCTCTAAGTATCTGAATGTGGATGAGATCGTCCCTAAACTGAAATGGATCGCGATCGCCTTTTTTGGCTCCGGTGCCATACTTACAACGATGAGCTTACTCGCCGGGGTGTCGTCCTTTGCGGCTGCATCTAACCTGATCGCTTATGGAACCCTGTCTCTATATTTCCTGTGTGGGGTGTATATGTTCAGTAAAAAGAATTATCCAAAATTCTATGTGATCGCTTTAAGTATACCTTTACTTTTTGCCATCGATTATTTTGTACTTCGGAACTTAGGGCTTGAATTCTTAATGACCCGCCCCTCGCATATAAAAGCGGCCGTGATAGCCGAAATGCTAATGCTTACCTACGCTATCGTCTATAGAATGAAAGCAATAAAGGAAGAAAACGAATTAAGACAAACCGAATTGCGCATATTCCTGAAACGACAGGAGGTCATGAACCGCAAAAACGCCATGCAATTGATGGAAGAGGTATACCTGGAGAACCTTATTATGCACTACGACCTGGACGGCTTCGAAATAAAGCTATTACAATATATTTCGGAAGGAAAGGACAATGCCAAGATCGCCCGGAAACTAAAAACCACAGAACACGAAATAGAAGCCCTAACCAAAGAGCTTTATCATAAACTGGAAATTAGTGAACATATCCAGGAAGATTACAGAATGGTAGACGCCCAGGCGGACTACATCTACAATTAA
- a CDS encoding septum formation inhibitor Maf: MTRSTLVVLLPIFAFLFLSGCTRPVKDSGTNENAIGSSEIKKSGKPRVVTKEFKEYWFSGTAEITSYELMQERYGELRKGTAVTVFVSENFLPDVQVKAEQSSKETIPVLKFNSTKKFLTGIYPYSVMTSAFSPIAKKDHAIKISNSVQEWCGQVYMQLNNREKFEFIGHSYFEGEADQKASLDKTWLEDELWNLIRINPEELPTGDITIVPPLEFLRMRHKNISIQNAVASLKQGDSISTYLLKYPELERELIIYFNSSFPFEIEKWEETNSAWGNNQRLTTTATRMKRIKNAYWSRNSNADVALRDSLGLNP, encoded by the coding sequence ATGACTCGTTCTACACTAGTTGTGCTATTGCCTATTTTCGCATTTCTTTTTCTCTCGGGATGTACCCGGCCGGTAAAGGATTCTGGTACTAACGAAAATGCCATTGGATCTTCAGAAATAAAAAAATCCGGAAAACCCCGGGTTGTAACCAAAGAATTCAAGGAGTATTGGTTTTCAGGTACGGCAGAGATCACTTCCTACGAGCTCATGCAAGAGCGTTATGGTGAGCTAAGAAAAGGTACGGCTGTGACGGTATTTGTTTCAGAAAATTTCTTGCCAGATGTTCAGGTAAAAGCCGAGCAGTCTTCGAAGGAGACTATCCCGGTACTTAAATTTAATAGTACCAAGAAATTCCTTACAGGGATCTATCCGTACTCGGTCATGACCAGTGCCTTCAGTCCCATAGCAAAAAAGGATCATGCTATAAAAATTAGTAACTCGGTGCAGGAATGGTGTGGACAGGTTTACATGCAATTGAATAATCGCGAAAAGTTTGAGTTTATTGGCCATTCGTATTTTGAAGGCGAGGCAGACCAGAAAGCATCTTTGGATAAAACCTGGCTTGAGGATGAATTGTGGAATTTAATTCGTATCAATCCTGAAGAATTGCCCACCGGAGATATAACTATTGTTCCACCTCTTGAATTTCTGCGGATGCGCCACAAAAATATATCTATCCAAAATGCGGTAGCAAGCTTGAAACAAGGCGACTCGATCTCCACCTACCTCTTAAAATATCCCGAGCTAGAGCGGGAACTTATAATATATTTTAATAGTAGTTTCCCGTTCGAGATCGAGAAATGGGAAGAGACCAATTCGGCATGGGGAAATAACCAACGTCTCACAACTACCGCTACCAGAATGAAGCGTATCAAGAATGCATACTGGAGCAGGAATAGCAATGCAGACGTGGCCCTTCGCGATTCTTTGGGCTTAAATCCGTAG